Part of the Planifilum fimeticola genome, GGGCAAGCCCTGAGCAGGGTGAATCTCTCAGGCAAAAGGAGGCCCGCCGGACGCAACTCTGGAGAGAGCCCGCCCCATGCGGGCCACCCACGGGGCATCCCGACGTTGTCGGGAGAACTCTCAGGTTTCCGGACAGAGACGCCAGCCATCAAGGGGGGGTTCTCTGTCCTTTTTGTTTGAAAAGGCGGAAAGTGTGAGAAACTGAAGTCGAATCCAGTGGAGGTGGCAACGTGTCGCAATTGAAGCGAACCCCGCTTTATGAAGTCTACAAGGATCAGGCGAAAATGGTTCCCTTCAGCGGGTGGGAACTCCCCGTCCAATTTTCCGGCATCATCGCGGAGCATGAAGCGGTTCGCACGCGAGCCGGCCTTTTTGATGTCTCTCACATGGGCGAAGTGGAGATCAGCGGTCCGGACGCCCTGGATCTCGTCCAGAAGCTGACCACCAACGATGCATCCAAACTGGAGCCCAGAAAGGCGCAATATTCCATTATGTGTTATCCGAACGGCGGAACCGTGGACGATTTGCTGATCTACCGGGGGGAGGATTCTTTCCTACTGGTGCTCAATGCGGCAAACGTGGAAAAGGATGTGGAATGGATCGAGAAACACGCCTCCGGTGATGTGACGATCCGGAACGTGTCAAGTCAGATGGCTCAGCTCGCCCTCCAGGGACCGCTGGCCGAACGCGTCCTCAGTAAACTGACGGATGCGGATCTTTCTTCCATCGGTTTTTTCCGTTTTCGGGATGACGTGAAATTGGCCGGAACCATGGCGATGGTGTCCCGGTCCGGTTACACCGGTGAAGATGGATTCGAAATTTATCTCAACCCGGAGGATGCCCCCCGTGTATGGCAGGAGATCCTGGAAGCCGGAAGGGAGGAAGGGGTGCTCCCCTGCGGTCTCGGGGCGCGGGACACCCTCCGGTTCGAGGCTTGCCTGCCCTTGTACGGAAGGGAGCTGTCTCCGGAGATCACTCCCATCGAGGCGGGACTCGGTTTCGCTGTCAAAACGGAGAAGGGGGATTTTATCGGGCGGGACGTTCTGGCTGAACAGAAGGAAGAAGGCCCTCCGAGAAAGCTGGTGGGCATTGAGATGATCGACCGCGGCATCCCCCGCACCCGTTATCCGGTCTACGCCGGAGATGAGGAGATCGGTGAGGTGACCACGGGAACCCAGTCTCCCACCCTGAAGAAAAATGTGGGCCTTGCCCTGATCCGGGCGGAATATGCCGAGCCGGGCAATGAGGTGGAAGTGGAGATTCGCGGCAGACGCCTGCGGGCGATCACCGTCAAAACGCCCTTCTACAGAAGGCCTAGAAAATAGGCGGGCGGCTGATTATATAAAGCGGAGGAGGGATCCGATGAAATTCCGTTACCTGCCGATGACGGAAGAGGATCGACGGGAAATGCTGTCCGCCATCGGCGTCGATTCCGTTGACGATCTGTTTGCGGATATTCCGGAAGGGGTGCGGTACCGCGGGCGCCTCAACCTTCCGGACGGCCTGTCGGAGCCGGAACTGGTCCGGCACATGCAGCGCCTCTCCCAGAAAAACACCACCTTTGATCAGGCGGTGTGCTTTTTGGGGGCCGGCGCCTACGAGCACTACATCCCCAGCGTGGTGGATCATATCATCTCCCGCTCGGAGTTTTACACCGCATATACGCCCTACCAGCCGGAGATCAGCCAGGGGGAGTTGCAGGCCATCTTCGAATTTCAAACGATGATATGCGAGCTGACCGGCATGGAGGTGGCCAACTCCTCCATGTACGACGGTCCCACGGCCCTGGCGGAAGCGGCCGGAGTAGCCGCGGCGGCGACGCGAAAGAAGAAGATACTCGTATCCCGGACGGTCCATCCCGAAGCGCGGGCGATTTTGCGCCTGCAGTCCCGGGGACTGGGGCTTGTGGTGAAGGAGATTCCCCACAAAGACGGAATTACCGACATGGCCCTTTTGGAGGCGGAAGCGGATGAGGAAACGGCGGCGGTGATCCTCCAGAGCCCCAACTTCTTCGGAAATCTGGAGGATGTCTCCGCTGCGGAGCCGATCGCTCATCGGCACAAGGGATTGCTGGTGGTCAGCACAAACCCGATTGCCCTCGGGCTGATCAAGCCGCCGGGTGAGTGCGGGGCCGACATTGTGGTCGGCGATGCGCAACCGCTGGGCATCCCCGTCCAGTTCGGCGGACCCCATTGCGGCTTCTTTGCCACCACCCGTCCGTTGATGCGGCGCATTCCGGGCCGGATCGTGGGTCAGACCACCGATGAGGAGGGCGTGCGGGGATTCGTGCTGACGCTCCAGGCCCGGGAACAGCATATCCGCCGGGAGAAGGCCACTTCCAACATCTGTTCCAACCAGGCGCTCAATGCCCTGGCCGCGGCGGTGGCCATGTCCGCGCTGGGGAAACAGGGGATTCGGGACATGGCCCGGCTCAACCTGCAAAAGGCCCATTACGCCCGGAAGCGGTTGGCGCAGGTTCCCGGGGTGAGCCCCTTGTTCGACCGGCCCTTCTTCAACGAATTTGCGGTGAAGCTCTCCCGACCGGTGGGAGAAGTGAACCGCCGGCTGCTTCAAAAGGGGATCATCGGCGGGTACGACCTGGGGAGGGATTACCCGGAACTGTCCGGATCCATGCTGTTGGCCGTCACGGAAGTGCGGACCAGGGGCGAGATTGAGCAACTGGCCGAAGCATTGGAGGGATTGCTGTGAACCCGGGGAAAAAATTGATTTTTGAACTCAGCAAGCCGGGGCGCGTCGCTTACAGTCTGCCGGAACCGGATGTTCCCGCGGTCGAACCGGAGGAGGTGCTTCCCGGGGAGTTGCTTCGCGATGCACCCCCCGAGCTGCCGGAGGTATCCGAGCCGGACCTGATTCGCCACTATATTGAACTGTCCCGCCGCAATTACGGTGTGGACAACGGTTTCTACCCGCTCGGTTCCTGTACGATGAAGTACAACCCCAAAGTGCATGAGGACGTGGCCAGGCTTCCAGGTTTTGCGC contains:
- the gcvPA gene encoding aminomethyl-transferring glycine dehydrogenase subunit GcvPA; this encodes MKFRYLPMTEEDRREMLSAIGVDSVDDLFADIPEGVRYRGRLNLPDGLSEPELVRHMQRLSQKNTTFDQAVCFLGAGAYEHYIPSVVDHIISRSEFYTAYTPYQPEISQGELQAIFEFQTMICELTGMEVANSSMYDGPTALAEAAGVAAAATRKKKILVSRTVHPEARAILRLQSRGLGLVVKEIPHKDGITDMALLEAEADEETAAVILQSPNFFGNLEDVSAAEPIAHRHKGLLVVSTNPIALGLIKPPGECGADIVVGDAQPLGIPVQFGGPHCGFFATTRPLMRRIPGRIVGQTTDEEGVRGFVLTLQAREQHIRREKATSNICSNQALNALAAAVAMSALGKQGIRDMARLNLQKAHYARKRLAQVPGVSPLFDRPFFNEFAVKLSRPVGEVNRRLLQKGIIGGYDLGRDYPELSGSMLLAVTEVRTRGEIEQLAEALEGLL
- the gcvT gene encoding glycine cleavage system aminomethyltransferase GcvT, translating into MSQLKRTPLYEVYKDQAKMVPFSGWELPVQFSGIIAEHEAVRTRAGLFDVSHMGEVEISGPDALDLVQKLTTNDASKLEPRKAQYSIMCYPNGGTVDDLLIYRGEDSFLLVLNAANVEKDVEWIEKHASGDVTIRNVSSQMAQLALQGPLAERVLSKLTDADLSSIGFFRFRDDVKLAGTMAMVSRSGYTGEDGFEIYLNPEDAPRVWQEILEAGREEGVLPCGLGARDTLRFEACLPLYGRELSPEITPIEAGLGFAVKTEKGDFIGRDVLAEQKEEGPPRKLVGIEMIDRGIPRTRYPVYAGDEEIGEVTTGTQSPTLKKNVGLALIRAEYAEPGNEVEVEIRGRRLRAITVKTPFYRRPRK